A single window of Salvia splendens isolate huo1 chromosome 6, SspV2, whole genome shotgun sequence DNA harbors:
- the LOC121808812 gene encoding eukaryotic translation initiation factor 3 subunit M-like isoform X2 has protein sequence MTTIVPTSDEDPALSVVRFVAELSWADAGPEVAEGHVSRLLVEAQECIIQKRWLDLASLILASADIIFSKASEKDLECIYTVVCHLVKKPESLDQVHEIAELIATKVTQQPNEKPGLRLKILFNLYNLLENPYSQFFVYMEALNLAVSGKVTEHVVPSFKKLDDFISEWNLGTKDKRDLFLTVANVLEDSKSSAKESFDYLVKYLETFSGDDALALAEAKEEAVRAVVEFVKSPDMFQGDLLDIPAIAQLEKDSAYAPVYQILNIFLTQRLDAYLDFQSSNSDFFNSHALVHEDCVAKMRLISLVDLGTHESGHISYSLIKETLQIEYSEVEPWVVKAITAKLLDCRIDQINEVVIVNRCSKRVFGLHEWQSLRSKLAAWRGNIANVISTIQANKIVEDGTQAVQGLTIR, from the exons ATGACGACGATTGTCCCCACATCGGATGAAGATCCCGCTCTCTCCGTCGTTAGGTTCGTTGCCGAGTTGTCGTGGGCCGACGCCGGTCCAGAG GTAGCAGAGGGACACGTTAGTAGATTGTTGGTGGAGGCTCAAGAATGTATAATACAAAAGAGGTGGTTGGATTTGGCTTCTTTGATTCTTGCTTCTGCTGATATCATTTTCTCTAAGGCTTCTGAGAAAG ATCTTGAATGCATTTACACTGTTGTCTGCCACCTTGTAAAGAAGCCTGAGAGTCTTGACCAAGTGCATGAGATAGCAGAACTTATAGCCACAAAGGTTACTCAACAGCCTAATGAAAAACCTGGTCTGCGCTTGAAGAT CTTGTTTAACCTCTACAACCTATTGGAGAACCCATATAGCCAGTTCTTTGTCTATATGGAGGCCCTTAACTTGGCTGTCAGTGGGAAGGTAACCGAACATGTTGTTCCATCGTTTAAGAAGCTGGATGATTTTATATCGGAATGGAATCTTGGAACCAAGGATAAGAGAGACCTCTTTCTGACAGTTGCAAATGTTTTGGAAGACAGCAAGAG CTCAGCAAAAGAGTCTTTTGATTACCTTGTCAAGTATCTGGAAACCTTTTCTGGGGATGATGCATTGGCTTTGGCTGAAGCTAAGGAAGAGGCTGTTCGTGCTGTTGTTGAATTTGTTAAGTCACCTGATATGTTTCAG GGTGATTTACTAGATATTCCTGCAATAGCACAACTGGAGAAAGACAGTGCATATGCTCCGGTGTATCAAATTCTAAACATCTTTCTGACTCAGAGGCTTGATGCATATCTTGATTTTCAATCTTCAAATTCAGATTTTTTTAATAGCCATG CTCTTGTGCATGAAGATTGTGTTGCCAAGATGAGATTGATATCTTTAGTAGATCTTGGTACCCATGAATCTGGTCATATCTCTTACTCCTTAATCAAGGAAACCCTCCAG ATTGAGTACAGTGAAGTTGAGCCATGGGTTGTGAAGGCAATTACAGCTAAGCTTCTAGATTGCAGAATTGATCAAATCAATGAAGTAGTCATAGTAAA CCGTTGCTCAAAGCGTGTTTTTGGACTTCATGAATGGCAATCCCTTCGGTCTAAGCTTGCAGCATGGAGG GGAAACATTGCTAATGTAATCAGCACCATTCAAGCAAACAAGATCGTCGAAGATGGCACCCAGGCAGTGCAGGGACTGACAATTCGTTGA
- the LOC121808812 gene encoding eukaryotic translation initiation factor 3 subunit M-like isoform X1 — MTTIVPTSDEDPALSVVRFVAELSWADAGPEVAEGHVSRLLVEAQECIIQKRWLDLASLILASADIIFSKASEKDLECIYTVVCHLVKKPESLDQVHEIAELIATKVTQQPNEKPGLRLKILFNLYNLLENPYSQFFVYMEALNLAVSGKVTEHVVPSFKKLDDFISEWNLGTKDKRDLFLTVANVLEDSKSSAKESFDYLVKYLETFSGDDALALAEAKEEAVRAVVEFVKSPDMFQGDLLDIPAIAQLEKDSAYAPVYQILNIFLTQRLDAYLDFQSSNSDFFNSHALVHEDCVAKMRLISLVDLGTHESGHISYSLIKETLQIEYSEVEPWVVKAITAKLLDCRIDQINEVVIVKYGLVSVGYLFELYYNPSMKPTILQFCFSRCSKRVFGLHEWQSLRSKLAAWRGNIANVISTIQANKIVEDGTQAVQGLTIR; from the exons ATGACGACGATTGTCCCCACATCGGATGAAGATCCCGCTCTCTCCGTCGTTAGGTTCGTTGCCGAGTTGTCGTGGGCCGACGCCGGTCCAGAG GTAGCAGAGGGACACGTTAGTAGATTGTTGGTGGAGGCTCAAGAATGTATAATACAAAAGAGGTGGTTGGATTTGGCTTCTTTGATTCTTGCTTCTGCTGATATCATTTTCTCTAAGGCTTCTGAGAAAG ATCTTGAATGCATTTACACTGTTGTCTGCCACCTTGTAAAGAAGCCTGAGAGTCTTGACCAAGTGCATGAGATAGCAGAACTTATAGCCACAAAGGTTACTCAACAGCCTAATGAAAAACCTGGTCTGCGCTTGAAGAT CTTGTTTAACCTCTACAACCTATTGGAGAACCCATATAGCCAGTTCTTTGTCTATATGGAGGCCCTTAACTTGGCTGTCAGTGGGAAGGTAACCGAACATGTTGTTCCATCGTTTAAGAAGCTGGATGATTTTATATCGGAATGGAATCTTGGAACCAAGGATAAGAGAGACCTCTTTCTGACAGTTGCAAATGTTTTGGAAGACAGCAAGAG CTCAGCAAAAGAGTCTTTTGATTACCTTGTCAAGTATCTGGAAACCTTTTCTGGGGATGATGCATTGGCTTTGGCTGAAGCTAAGGAAGAGGCTGTTCGTGCTGTTGTTGAATTTGTTAAGTCACCTGATATGTTTCAG GGTGATTTACTAGATATTCCTGCAATAGCACAACTGGAGAAAGACAGTGCATATGCTCCGGTGTATCAAATTCTAAACATCTTTCTGACTCAGAGGCTTGATGCATATCTTGATTTTCAATCTTCAAATTCAGATTTTTTTAATAGCCATG CTCTTGTGCATGAAGATTGTGTTGCCAAGATGAGATTGATATCTTTAGTAGATCTTGGTACCCATGAATCTGGTCATATCTCTTACTCCTTAATCAAGGAAACCCTCCAG ATTGAGTACAGTGAAGTTGAGCCATGGGTTGTGAAGGCAATTACAGCTAAGCTTCTAGATTGCAGAATTGATCAAATCAATGAAGTAGTCATAGTAAAGTACGGTTTGGTTTCAGTCGGATATCTCTTTGAGCTCTATTATAACCCATCTATGAAACCAACCATTCTTCAATTTTGCTTCAGCCGTTGCTCAAAGCGTGTTTTTGGACTTCATGAATGGCAATCCCTTCGGTCTAAGCTTGCAGCATGGAGG GGAAACATTGCTAATGTAATCAGCACCATTCAAGCAAACAAGATCGTCGAAGATGGCACCCAGGCAGTGCAGGGACTGACAATTCGTTGA
- the LOC121808813 gene encoding uncharacterized protein C9orf85 homolog, with product MSSSGGGRGPPKHQNKFAWKPNGGVKINPTELGGQLRPFSDITGVCYRCKEQIDWKRKYGKYKPLSEPAKCQRCSKRNVRQAYHNLCAGCAKEHHVCAKCSCRVDKIIGRDILEVEAEQKTLEEAIKNARERDRRSLLRAMNKEKSKGSASTPTADASKAGDLYTIQSLEEYAEYSRDGEDEHGGQDLPRVVG from the exons ATGAGTAGTAGCGGCGGCGGAAGAGGTCCGCCAAAGCACCAGAACAAATTCGCATGGAAACCTAACGGTGGCGTTAAGATCAACCCTACT GAATTGGGGGGTCAATTGAGGCCGTTTTCGGATATAACTGGCGTTTGCTATCGCTGTAAAGAACAGATCGATTGGAAACgaaaatatggaaaatataAGCCTCTCTCTGAACCTGCAAAAtg TCAGCGTTGTTCCAAGAGGAACGTTCGGCAAGCTTATCACAATCTCTGTGCTG GTTGTGCTAAGGAGCACCATGTATGTGCCAAATGTTCATGCCGCgttgataaaataattggaAG AGATATTTTAGAAGTGGAAGCTGAGCAGAAGACATTAGAAGAG GCTATCAAGAATGCTCGGGAGAGGGATAGACGAAGTCTGCTAAGAGCT atgaacaaagaaaaatccAAGGGCTCGGCTTCAACTCCAACTGCTGATGCCAGCAAAGCCGGCGACTTATATACTATACAATCACTTGAAGAGTATGCTGAATACAGTAGGGATGGTGAGGATGAGCATGGAGGGCAAGATTTACCGAGAGTTGTTGGGTGA